The Neofelis nebulosa isolate mNeoNeb1 chromosome 16, mNeoNeb1.pri, whole genome shotgun sequence genome includes a window with the following:
- the TSPOAP1 gene encoding peripheral-type benzodiazepine receptor-associated protein 1 isoform X4: MEQLTPLPQLGDPRAMEPWALPAWQNWTPGQGSEPGGAAPSIAEIPAAGQVGELRPGESSEPEPEGAQSPGAMGGIDPEGTKTGLSSLGHQAASSRPSCPRLEDEEVEALPKGKLSMGFGDRPNPELLRALGELQQRCAILKEENQMLRKSSFPETEEKVRRLKRKNAELAVIAKRLEERARKLQETNLKVVSAPVPRPGASLELCREALAHQRARDLSETASALLAKDKQIAALQRECRELQARLTLVGKEGPQWLHVRDFDRLLRESQREVLRLQRQIALRNQQEPPPPPRPPGPAAPARAGAPAPGAPGEARPQEDVENPPTGLGEPEKQQRVQQLESELSKKRKKCESLEQEARKKQRRCEELELQLREAQNENARLVEENSRLSGRATEKEQVEWENAELRGQLLGVTQERDSALRKSQGLQSKLESLEQVLKHMREVAQRRQQLEVEHEQARISLQEKQEEVRRLQQAQAEAKREHEGAVQLLESTLDSMQVRVRELEEQCRSQTERFSLLAQELQAFRLHPGPLDLLTSALGYSTLGDHPPPPCCCSTPHPCRGSGPKDLDLPPGSPGRCTPKSSEPAPATVVGVPRRTAKKAESLSNSSRSESVHNSPKSCPTPEVDTASEVEELEADSVSLLPAAPEGSRGGARIQVFLARYSYNPFEGPNENPEAELPLTAGEYIYIYGNMDEDGFFEGELMDGRRGLVPSNFVERVSDDDLLTSLPPELADLSHSSGPELSFLSAGGGGSSSGGQSSGGRSQPRPEDEAAGDELSLSPQTEGLGGPPAVPYPRGLVVLRQLAHSVVLAWEPPPERVELRGYHICVNGELHQALGPGVPPKAVLENLDLRAGPLRVSVQALTSQGSSDPLRCCLVVGTRAGVVPSQLRVHRLTATSAEITWVPGNSNLAHAVYLNGEECPPARPSTYWATFCHLRPGTLYQARVEAQLPPRESWEPGWERPEQRAATLQFTTLPAGPPDAPLDVQIEPGPSPGILIISWLPVTIDAAGTSNGVRVTGYAIYADAQKIMEVASPTAGSVLVELSQLQLMQVCREVAVRTMSPHGESADSIPAPVPPALVAACLPATVSCPSPQPGSEARPPLAPASPGPGDPRSPLRRPDPHGTREPPGAPPASPPGEAAKGSPEEPPAPCSQEEAGAAVLGTSEDGRAREPAVGERAPDPAASPLAQEEALLAPCSTQGALAQRVPCAEACRGGEAGSGLRPRTEREDTAELGVRLVNSLVDHGRNSDLSDIQEEEEEEEEEEEEDLSSRTCSFQKQPQPQPDPFCETDSDEEILEQILELPLQQFCSKKLFSIPEEEEEEDEEDEGEDEEDEERPGAGCSSRDPGPPESALLGLGCDSGQPRGPGLCPLSPEPCRGGDRLEDILGLVGGSIRRKGSGSPEKPPNRRRSPDPREHCSRLLSNGGPQASGRPGPTRERGSPPVGEGTKGVPEAGGRGRPAPSRRCSRGRAPESSLASCFSPKCLEISIEYDSEDEQEAGSGGISITSSCYPGDGEAWGTAPIGRSRGPLKANSGPTPYPRLSAWEKGEPERRGRGATGRAKEPPSRATETGEPRGQDSSGRRGPLRRGAQAPRTGGTELASLRSPPAEAPVYQDLPVRAFVALFDYDPVSMSPNPDAGEEELPFREGQILKVFGDKDADGFYRGEGGGRTGYIPCNMVAEVAVDSPTERQQLLQRGYLSPDILTEGSGNGPFVYSTARTAGPPPKPRRSKKAEAEGSAQLCAGHPQQVSSASLKSSRSMVAAFDYNPRESSPNMDVEAELPFRAGDIITVFGDMDDDGFYYGELNGQRGLVPSNFLEGPGPEAGSSDREPGTSQAESQDWASSAQGPLLPRVWSCAPGPGSFPTIELGGPQGTSEKVWGLLSKGKQLLRKLGSGKKE, encoded by the exons ATGGAGCAACTGACACCTCTCCCACAGCTGGGGGACCCCAGAGCCATGGAGCCGTGGGCCCTGCCCGCCTGGCAGAACTGGACTCCAGGCCAGGGGAGCGAACCCGGAGGCGCAGCCCCAAGCATTGCTGAGATTCCGGCAGCTGGGCAGGTTGGAGAGCTGAGGCCCGGGGAGAGCTCCGAGCCGGAGCCTGAGGGAGCCCAGAGCCCCGGGGCTATGGGGGGCATTGACCCTGAAGGAACCAAAACCGGGCTGAGCAGCCTGGGGCACCAAGCAGCAAGCTCCAGACCCAGCTGCCCGAGGCTGGAGGACGAGGAGGTGGAGGCTCTCCCTAAG GGCAAGCTGAGCATGGGCTTTGGGGACAGGCCCAATCCGGAGCTGCTGAGGGCCCTGGGGGAGCTGCAGCAGCGCTGTGCCATCCTTAAGGAGGAAAATCAGATGCTG AGGAAGAGCAGCTTCCCTGAGACAGAGGAGAAGGTGCGGAGGCTGAAGCGGAAGAATGCCGAGCTGGCGGTCATTGCCAAGCGTCTGGAGGAGAGGGCCCGGAAGCTGCAGGAGACTAACCTGAAGGTG GTGAGTGCCCCTGTGCCCCGTCCTGGGGCCAGCTTGGAGTTGTGCCGGGAGGCCCTGGCCCATCAGCGAGCCCGGGACCTCAGTGAGACAGCCAGCGCCCTGCTGGCGAAGGACAAGCAGATTGCTGCCTTGCAGCGGGAGTGCAGGGAGCTGCAGGCCAGGCTCACCCTGGTTGGCAAG GAGGGCCCCCAGTGGCTCCACGTGAGGGACTTCGACCGGCTGCTCCGCGAGTCCCAGCGGGAGGTGCTGCGGCTGCAGAGGCAGATCGCCCTGCGCAACCAGCAGGAgccacccccgccgccccggcccccgGGCCCCGCTGCCCCGGCCAGAGCAGGGGCGCCCGCCCCCGGCGCCCCGGGAGAG GCCAGGCCCCAAGAGGATGTGGAAAACCCACCCACGGGCCTAGGGGAGCCAGAGAAACAGCAGAGGGTGCAGCAGCTG GAGTCAGAGCTCAGCAAGAAGCGAAAGAAATGCGAGAGCCTGGAGCAGGAAGCCCGGAAAAAGCAGAGGCGATGTGAGGAGCTG GAACTGCAGCTGAGAGAAGCCCAGAACGAGAATGCCCGCCTCGTGGAGGAGAATTCTCGGCTCAGTGGGAGAGCCACGGAAAAAGAGCAG GTGGAGTGGGAGAATGCAGAGCTGAGGGGCCAGCTCCTGGGGGTGACACAGGAGAGGGACTCGGCCCTTCGCAAGAGCCAGGGCCTGCAGAGCAAGCTGGAGAGCCTGGAGCAGGTGCTGAAG CACATGCGGGAGGTGGCCCAGAGGAGGCAGCAGCTCGAGGTGGAGCATGAGCAGGCTCGGATCAGCCtgcaggagaagcaggaggaggtcCGGAGGCTgcagcag GCCCAGGCAGAAGCCAAGAGGGAACATGAAGGGGCTGTGCAGCTGCTGGAG TCGACCCTGGATTCCATGCAG GTCCGGGTTCGAGAGCTGGAAGAGCAGTGCCGCAGCCAAACAGAGCGCTTCAGCCTCCTGGCACAGGAGCTCCAGGCCTTCCGCCTGCACCCTGGCCCCTTGGATCTACTCACCTCTGCCTTGGGCTACAGTACCCTTGGGGaccacccaccacccccctgcTGCTgctctaccccccacccctgccgtgGGTCTGGCCCCAAAG ACCTTGACCTCCCTCCGGGCTCTCCTGGGCGCTGCACCCCAAAGTCTTCTGAGCCTGCCCCTGCAACCGTTGTCGGGGTCCCTCGAAGGACGGCCAAGAAGGCAGAGTCCCTCTCCAACTCCTCTCGCTCTGAATCCGTCCACAACAGCCCTAAGTCATGCCCCACACCCGAG GTGGACACAGCCAGTGAGGTGGAGGAGCTGGAGGCAGACAGTGTCTCCCTGCTCCCAGCAGCACCGGAGGGCAGCCGCGGAGGAGCCAGGATCCAGGTGTTCCTAGCACGCTATAG CTACAACCCCTTCGAGGGCCCCAATGAGAACCCAGAGGCAGAGCTTCCGCTTACTGCTGGCGAGTACATCTACATCTATGGCAACATGGACGAGGATGGCTTTTTTGAAG GGGAGCTCATGGATGGCCGAAGGGGCCTGGTCCCTTCCAATTTTGTAGAGCGTGTGTCCGACGATGACCTCCTGACCTCCCTCCCTCCGGAGCTGGCCGATTTGTCCCACAGCTCAGGCCCCGAACTCAGTTTCCTGAGTGCAGGCGGGGGTGGCAGCAGTAGCGGGGGCCAGAGCAGCGGGGGACGCAGCCAGCCCAGACCTGAGGACGAGGCTGCGGGGGACGAGCTCAGTCTGAGCCCCCAGACTGAGGGCCTGGGCGGGCCCCCTGCTGTGCCTTACCCACGGGGTCTGGTGGTCCTCAGGCAGCTGGCCCACAGTGTGGTGCTGGCCTGGGAGCCGCCTCCTGAGCGAGTGGAGTTACGCGGCTACCATATCTGCGTGAACGGGGAGCTGCATCAGGCCCTGGGGCCGGGGGTGCCCCCCAAGGCTGTGCTCGAGAACCTGGACCTGCGGGCCGGGCCCCTCCGTGTTTCTGTGCAGGCCCTGACCAGCCAGGGCAGCTCCGACCCTCTGCGCTGTTGCTTGGTGGTGGGTACCCGGGCCGGGGTGGTACCTAGCCAGCTGCGGGTCCATCGACTGACAGCCACGTCTGCTGAGATCACCTGGGTGCCCGGCAATAGCAACTTGGCCCATGCCGTCTACCTCAATGGGGAAGAGTGCCCCCCTGCCCGCCCCAGCACCTACTGGGCCACCTTCTGTCACCTGCGGCCTGGTACTCTCTATCAGGCCCGAGTGGAGGCTCAGCTCCCACCTCGAGAGTCCTGGGAACCAGGCTGGGAAAGGCCGGAGCAGCGGGCTGCCACCCTGCAGTTCACCACACTCCCAGCAG GCCCACCTGATGCCCCCCTGGATGTGCAGATTGAGCCGGGACCCTCCCCTGGAATCTTGATCATCAGCTGGCTCCCAGTAACAATTGATGCTGCTGGCACTTCCAATGGCGTCCGGGTCACAGGCTATGCCATCTATGCTGATGCGCAAAAG ATCATGGAGGTGGCGTCCCCCACGGCAGGCAGCGTGCTGGTGGAGCTGTCCCAGCTGCAGCTGATGCAAGTGTGCCGTGAGGTGGCTGTGCGCACCATGTCACCCCACGGCGAGTCAGCTGACTCCATTCCAGCTCCTGTCCCCCCAGCCCTAGTGGCAGCCTGCCTACCAGCCACGGTCTCTTGCCCCTCACCGCAGCCGGGCTCGGAAGCCAGACCACCCCTTGCTCCAGCCTCCCCGGGGCCTGGAGACCCCCGCTCTCCCCTCCGGCGCCCTGACCCCCACGGAACTCGAGAGCCCCCTGGGGCCCCCCCAGCAAGCCCTCCCGGAGAGGCAGCAAAAGGATCCCCCGAGGAGCCCCCAGCACCTTGCTCCCAG gaggaggctggggcagcTGTGCTGGGCACCTCAGAGGACGGGAGGGCCCGCGAGCCAGCTGTGGGAGAGAGAGCTCCTGACCCTGCAGCTTCACCGCTGGCCCAGGAAGAGGCCCTTCTGGCACCCTGCTCCACCCAAGGAGCTCTCGCCCAGCGGGTGCCCTGTGCTGAGGCCTGCCGCGGAGGAGAGGCAGGGTCTGGGCTGAGGCCCAGGACTGAG AGGGAGGACACGGCAGAGCTCGGGGTCCGTCTGGTGAACTCCCTTGTGGACCATGGCCGCAATTCCGATCTCTCAGACAtccaagaggaggaggaggaggaggaggaggaggaggaagaggacctGAGTTCCAGGACTTGCTCTTTCCAGAAGCAG ccccagccccagcctgaccCCTTCTGTGAGACCGACAGTGACGAGGAGATCTTGGAGCAGATCCTGGAGCTGCCTCTCCAGCAGTTCTGCAGCAAGAAGCTTTTTAGCATCCccgaagaggaagaagaggaggacgAGGAAGATGAGGGGGAGGATGAGGAAGACGAGGAGAGGCCAGGGGCAGGCTGTTCTTCTCGAGACCCCGGCCCACCCGAGTCTGCATTGCTGGGGCTGGGCTGTGACAGTGGTCAGCCTCGAGGACCTGGCCTGTGTCCCTTGTCTCCAGAGCCCTGCAGGGGTGGGGACCGCCTGGAAGACATACTTGGACTAGTTGGTGGAAGCATCCGGAGGAAAGGAAGTGGCTCCCCTGAGAAGCCCCCAAACCGCAGGCGGTCCCCAGATCCCCGTGAACACTGCAGCCGACTTCTCAGCAACGGCGGGCCCCAGGCCTCCGGACGACCGGGCCCCACACGGGAGAGGGGCAGCCCCCCTGTGGGCGAGGGGACCAAGGGTGTGCCAGAGGCTGGTGGGAGAGGGCGGCCGGCCCCTTCCCGGAGATGCTCCCGTGGCCGGGCTCCAGAATCTAGCCTGGCCAGCTGCTTCTCCCCCAAGTGCTTGGAAATCAGCATCGAATATGATTCTGAGGACGAGCAGGAGGCGGGCAGCGGTGGCATCAGCATCACCAGCTCCTGCTACCCTGGAGATGGGGAGGCCTGGGGCACGGCCCCCATAGGAAGGTCCAGGGGGCCTCTGAAGGCCAATTCGGGCCCCACCCCCTACCCACGCCTTTCGGCTTGGGAGAAGGGGGAGCCAGAGCGGAGAGGCCGTGGTGCGACTGGCAGAGCCAAGGAGCCACCCTCCCGG GCAACAGAGACTGGGGAGCCCAGAGGGCAGGACAGCTCTGGGCGGAGGGGCCCCCTGCGGAGAGgggcccaggcccccaggacgGGCGGTACCGAGTTGG CCTCTCTGAGGAGCCCCCCGGCAGAAGCGCCGGTTTACCAGGACCTACCTGTCCGGGCCTTTGTGGCTCTGTTTGACTATGACCCGGTGTCAATGTCACCCAACCCTGACGCTGGGGAAGAGGAGCTCCCCTTCCGGGAGGGCCAGATCCTGAAG GTGTTTGGGGACAAGGATGCCGATGGCTTCTACCGCGGTGAAGGTGGGGGTCGGACAGGCTACATCCCCTGCAACATGGTGGCTGAGGTGGCTGTGGACAGTCCCACAGAGAGACAGCAGCTGCTCCAGCGGGGTTATTTGTCCCCAGATATTCTCACTGAAGGCTCAG GGAATGGTCCCTTTGTGTACTCTACAGCCCGCACAGCTGGGCCTCCCCCCAAGCCCCGCCGCTCCAAGAAAG CTGAGGCAGAAGGCTCTGCCCAACTCTGTGCAG GCCACCCCCAGCAGGTCTCCTCTGCCAGCTTGAAATCCTCCCGTTCCATGGTGGCTGCATTTGACTACAACCCTCGGGAGAGCTCCCCCAACATGGATGTGGAG GCAGAGCTGCCCTTCCGGGCAGGCGACATCATTACTGTGTTCGGTGACATGGACGATGATGGTTTCTACTAT GGGGAGCTCAATGGACAGAGGGGCTTGGTTCCATCCAACTTCCTGGAGGGCCCTGGACCTGAGGCGGGCAGCTCAGACAGGGAGCCTGGGACATCCCAGGCCGAGAGTCAG GACTGGGCCAGCTCAGCACAAGGGCCCCTACTGCCCAGAGTCTGGTCCTGTGCCCCTGGCCCTGGCAGCTTCCCCACAATTGAACTGGGGGGGCCACAGGGCACAAGCGAGAAGGTGTGGGGTCTCCTCTCCAAGGGAAAGCAGCTCCTAAGGAAACTGGGCTCTGGGAAGAAGGAGTGA